A stretch of DNA from Sphingomonas ginkgonis:
CGAGCGATCAGGCCATAGGCGACATAGCCGAGCCCGGCGCCGCCGAACTCCTCGGGGATGGTCGGGCCGAGCAGGCCGAGCTCGCCCATCTCGCTCATGATCTCGCGGTCGAACCGCTCGTGCAGATAGGCGTCCTTGACGCGCGGAAGCAGCTTCTCCTGCGCATAGCCCTCGGCGGTGTCGCGGACGAGCCGTTCCTCGTCGGTCAGCTGATGCTCGAGATCGAACGGGTCGGCCCAGTTGAACGGCAGGATGGCGGGTTCGGCCACGGCGAAAGGCTCCGGCAAGGGGTGAAGATTTCGCCGCTGCCCTTAGCGGGCCGGAGCCGGCTTCGCCACCCCGCCGCCGCCCAGGCTCCGCCGCAGCGACAGGGTGAAGCTCGGGTGGATGTTGCGCTGCGCGAACTCGTCGACCCCCGACAGCGGCACCGCTCGATTGGGAAAGTAGAAGTTTCTCAGTCGATGGACCTTGCTGTCGAGCAGATTGTCGACGTCCAGCCGCACCGTGGTGAGCGGGTCGGGGCGGTACTCGACGAACGCGGTGGCATAGGGGCCGACATTCCACACCCGCTCGATCATGTCGGTGCGGAACAGCGTGGTGCCCTGGCGATCGGCGAGGGTCCCGCCATACGCCCAACGGCCGCGATCGCGGCGCAGCTCGAGGCTCCACTGCCAGTCGGGCCAGAAGCCGCTGAAGCGGCGCGGGTCGCCGCTGATGGGGTCGTCGACGCGGGTTCGCTGGAAGGTGGCGTTGGCCTTGCCGCGCAGCCCCTTCCACCAGCGGCCGAGCGGCGCGTCGAGCGTCAGGTCGACGAAGCTCCGCGTTCCTCTGCCCAGGTTGCCGGGCGCGTCGAAGCCGTCTTCGGTGAGGATCCGGTCCTGGACCTTGCTGATCCGGTCGTGGCCAACCTCGACGCGCAGTTGCCCGTCGCCGAGCAGCTTGTGGTCTGCGGTGGCGCGGAACTCCCAGGCGCGTTGCGGCTCGAGGTCGGCATTACCGCCGTTGACCCGGCCTGCGGCGAGGTCGGCGCTCGACACGAAGTCGTAGAAGTCGAGCTGCGCGACGGTACGGCGGGCGATCAGCTGCGCGTGCCAGCCGCCGCCGGGCTGCAGGTCGAGGGTGAGGCTGGGCTTGAGGAAGCCGAGCGAACGCCGCGCCTCGGCATCGCCCGACACCGTCAGCCGCGAGGTCTCATAGGCGAGCCGGGCATCGACCCGGACCGCGCGCGAGACCTGGCGGCCGGCGTTGACGAAGCTCTCGGTCCGCACCTCCTTCACCACCGCGTTGCTGAGCGGCAGCTCGACGATGGTGCGGTTGCCAACCTCGTCGAAGGCGGCCAGGCTCGTGCCGTAGGTGAGCTTGTTGAGCGCCACTTCGCTGCCCAGCTCGACCGCCATGCCGGCGAGATTCGACCGGGTCCAGCCGAGCCTCGCCAGACTCTCGTCGTAGCGCGAGCGGCTGTTCTGCTCGAACCCGCCGACGATCCGCTCGTCGATCCGATTGTAGTAGGCGTCCAGCGCGGTCTTGCGCCGCCGCGTGGCGAGGCCGACCAGCTTGATCGTCCCGCCGGCCAGCGGCTGGCTGACATCGCCGCCAAGCTCATAGGCGGGGACCTTGTACTGCTCGATCAGCCGGTCGTCGCGCTCGGGGCCGGCGACCGGCACGACATGGTTGGTCTGAAGCAGGTCGAACTTGCCCGGCTGGGCGCGCAGGTTGACGTGGGCCGCCCGGTTGCCGCCCGGTTCGAAGCTCCAGCTCGCCGCGAGGAAGGGAGCGGGCTGCTTGTAGCGGTTGACCTTGCGCCGATACTCGATCGGCTCGCCGCTGCCCGCGACCGTGACCCGGTCGTAGCCTTCCTCCTGCGTCGTGTTGGTGCCGGTACCGGCGGCGACGCTGAAGCTGTGCTTGCCGCGCCGCCACAGGGCATTTCCCTCGAGGTCGGGCACCAGGCGGCCGTCGTAGAGGCGGGTGAGCTTGCCCTTGACGCTGCCGTCGAGCCCGCCCTCGGCCGCAAGGATGATGTTGAGCACCTGCGTCTTGGAGGAATAGTCCGAGCCGTAGAGATCGCCGGGCCCGACCTCGACTTTCTGCACCCGGCGCGCCGGGATGCGGGCGAGCAGGGCGTCGAGCGTCTCCGACTTGGACGAGGGACGGGCGCCGTTGACGACGACGTTGCCCGCCGCGCCGGCGAAGCCACGCACGTCGGTGCTGCCGGTCTCGAGCACGAAGCCGGGAACGCGGGTGACGATGTCGAGCGCGGTGGAGGGAGCATAGGGGGCGAAGAACTCCGGGCCGTAGACCGACGTCCTCGCGCTGCCCGCGCTATGGGCCGGGCGGTCCCCTGCCGGCGCCTGCTGGGCGAAGGCCTGAGCCGCGCCCGAGAACGCCACCAACGCCAATGACAGGCCGGTGCGCGGCCACGGCCGCTCCGGCGATTTCCCCTGTTTCATTCGGGCCGTTGTGGAGCCGAAAGGGCCTTCGGCCGAGACGTCATCGACCAATGGCCGGGCGTTTCTGCCAATGACCAGCAGACGAGGGCAGACGAATGGACCGTTCGGTGCGGTTGCGGATTCGACCCGCTTCTGTATCGCCTTCGCACGCGGGTGCAGGAAGAGGCGTAGCATGCGACTAGCTGGGAAGTCCGTCGGCGTCGTCTACGTCTCCGACCGCAACTATCACGAGCTGACCCTCTTCTCGATCGCCTCGCTCGCGCTGTTCCTCAAGGAGCGGGTGTCGATCACCCTGTTCCAGGTCGGCTACGAACAGCCGCTCGACCCGGCGCTCGCGGCCTATCTCGCCAAGGTCGGGCACAGGATCGAGGTCGTTCCGCTCGCCAGCCGCGATCCCAGCCACGAGGAGGTCCAGCTCCACGAGCATATCAGCCCGGCCTCGCTGCTGAAGGCCGACGCGATCGACGCGGTGGCACCCCGCCATGACCTCGTCGTGTTCCTCGACGGCGACACGCTGTTCATGCGCCCCTGTTCGTTCGAGAGCCTGCCGGAATTCACCACCAGCTTCGCCGGGGTCTACAACTTCCTCTCCTACATGCCGTTCTGGGAGCAGGACCTGATCGGCCACACCGAGCGGACCGGCGTGTCGTCCGACTATTTTAACTCCGGCGTCATCTTCATCCGCAGCGAGCGGTGGATCGCGCTGGGGCTGCGCGAGCGCTACCG
This window harbors:
- a CDS encoding TonB-dependent receptor, coding for MKQGKSPERPWPRTGLSLALVAFSGAAQAFAQQAPAGDRPAHSAGSARTSVYGPEFFAPYAPSTALDIVTRVPGFVLETGSTDVRGFAGAAGNVVVNGARPSSKSETLDALLARIPARRVQKVEVGPGDLYGSDYSSKTQVLNIILAAEGGLDGSVKGKLTRLYDGRLVPDLEGNALWRRGKHSFSVAAGTGTNTTQEEGYDRVTVAGSGEPIEYRRKVNRYKQPAPFLAASWSFEPGGNRAAHVNLRAQPGKFDLLQTNHVVPVAGPERDDRLIEQYKVPAYELGGDVSQPLAGGTIKLVGLATRRRKTALDAYYNRIDERIVGGFEQNSRSRYDESLARLGWTRSNLAGMAVELGSEVALNKLTYGTSLAAFDEVGNRTIVELPLSNAVVKEVRTESFVNAGRQVSRAVRVDARLAYETSRLTVSGDAEARRSLGFLKPSLTLDLQPGGGWHAQLIARRTVAQLDFYDFVSSADLAAGRVNGGNADLEPQRAWEFRATADHKLLGDGQLRVEVGHDRISKVQDRILTEDGFDAPGNLGRGTRSFVDLTLDAPLGRWWKGLRGKANATFQRTRVDDPISGDPRRFSGFWPDWQWSLELRRDRGRWAYGGTLADRQGTTLFRTDMIERVWNVGPYATAFVEYRPDPLTTVRLDVDNLLDSKVHRLRNFYFPNRAVPLSGVDEFAQRNIHPSFTLSLRRSLGGGGVAKPAPAR
- a CDS encoding glycosyltransferase, translating into MRLAGKSVGVVYVSDRNYHELTLFSIASLALFLKERVSITLFQVGYEQPLDPALAAYLAKVGHRIEVVPLASRDPSHEEVQLHEHISPASLLKADAIDAVAPRHDLVVFLDGDTLFMRPCSFESLPEFTTSFAGVYNFLSYMPFWEQDLIGHTERTGVSSDYFNSGVIFIRSERWIALGLRERYRRNLVAHEARCPYRHDAEGNDPRDCVGSDQCAFNMSVEHDWTPLDFRWNMQKTTRHMAGWRHALIRHYTGHRKFLTTSNRHRDAAEYRVLSAIREQVGLRPARPIHYRDRGLVYALDYAANFKLMLGYGRLLRKLSAKMAGGRATERAAG